From Chryseobacterium sp. IHB B 17019, one genomic window encodes:
- a CDS encoding type II toxin-antitoxin system RelE/ParE family toxin produces MDFNFKFLPLAEENIEEATDYYASISLKVLKNFNNQFDASINKIINNPYFQKRFKQVRALPVKKFPYIIFYEVDDKEKIIYILSVFCTHQNPEKYP; encoded by the coding sequence ATGGACTTTAATTTTAAGTTTTTACCGCTTGCTGAAGAAAATATCGAAGAAGCGACAGATTATTATGCTAGTATTTCATTAAAAGTTCTCAAGAATTTTAATAACCAATTCGACGCTTCTATTAACAAAATTATAAATAATCCTTATTTTCAGAAAAGGTTTAAACAGGTAAGAGCTCTTCCGGTAAAGAAATTTCCTTACATCATATTTTATGAAGTTGATGATAAAGAAAAAATAATTTACATACTTTCCGTTTTCTGCACTCATCAGAATCCGGAAAAATATCCTTAA